In Thiospirochaeta perfilievii, a single window of DNA contains:
- a CDS encoding M3 family metallopeptidase, producing MKNPIIDKYDTKYGSIPFSKIEMNDYLPALEIGLINAYNNIKKIKSNVEPPNFTNTIEALEFVSEDLDKVANVYFNLYSLDSDADFKKLAEKISPKLAKFSGDIFTDTQLFDRVNKIYNDRENLSLSAEEKRLLDITYNSFRRNGALLKDDEKIELQKIDEKLSLLGPQFSKNTLDGTNSFELHITDPIRVKGLPESSLEAASFTAKNKGYEQGWVFTLQMPSYLPVMQYAEDRELRKELSLAYGTKNLGGEYDNRDIIKETIDLKFKRARLLGYNTHAHYTLEKRMANTPEIVDNFLNEIYETAYPAAKNELEEVKALAKEMDNIEDFNSWDFAYYSQKLKLKKYNFDPEVLRPYLKAENVINGVFDVANKMYGLNFIEVNNVELYHKDVTTYEVRDNNDSYIGLLYVDLYPRETKRSGAWMNTFKVQGLSNGEIERPHVLICGNLSPSTESKPSLLSFDETRTIFHEFGHALHGLLSNVRYKSLASPNVYWDFVELPSQIMENWLLEPETLSLFAKHYNTGEVLPTDLIEKVVKSQTFNAGNMNIRQLSLGFLDMAWHTTDPKDIGSVEEFEDKINEKTRLLPKTEGNTSTGFGHIFAGGYSSGYYSYKWAEVLDADAFEYFKEMGIFNKEVANSFRSNILSKGNTVDPMELYKKFRGTLPNSKALLKRDGLI from the coding sequence ATGAAAAATCCGATAATAGATAAATATGATACAAAATATGGCTCAATACCCTTTTCTAAGATAGAAATGAATGACTACTTGCCAGCTCTAGAGATAGGGTTGATTAATGCATACAACAATATTAAAAAGATAAAAAGCAACGTTGAACCTCCTAACTTTACTAATACAATAGAAGCTCTTGAATTTGTTTCTGAGGACCTTGATAAAGTAGCCAATGTATATTTTAACCTTTATAGTCTTGACTCTGATGCTGATTTCAAGAAACTAGCAGAGAAAATATCTCCCAAACTAGCTAAATTTTCTGGTGATATTTTTACTGATACTCAATTATTTGATAGAGTGAATAAAATATATAATGATAGAGAAAATTTATCTTTATCAGCCGAAGAGAAAAGACTTCTTGATATTACGTATAATAGTTTTAGACGTAATGGGGCTCTATTAAAAGATGATGAGAAGATAGAGCTACAGAAGATTGATGAAAAACTAAGTCTATTAGGTCCACAGTTTTCAAAAAACACATTAGATGGAACAAATAGCTTTGAATTACATATTACAGATCCTATAAGAGTAAAAGGTCTGCCTGAAAGCTCTCTAGAGGCTGCTAGTTTTACAGCTAAAAACAAAGGATATGAGCAAGGCTGGGTTTTTACCCTGCAAATGCCAAGTTATTTGCCTGTAATGCAGTACGCAGAAGATAGAGAACTTAGAAAAGAGTTATCCCTAGCTTATGGAACTAAAAATCTTGGCGGAGAGTATGATAACAGAGACATTATCAAGGAGACAATAGATCTTAAATTCAAAAGAGCTAGGTTATTAGGTTACAATACCCACGCCCATTATACTCTTGAGAAGAGGATGGCTAACACTCCTGAAATTGTAGATAATTTTCTAAACGAAATTTATGAAACTGCTTATCCAGCTGCTAAAAATGAGCTTGAAGAGGTCAAAGCGCTAGCAAAAGAGATGGATAATATTGAAGATTTTAATAGTTGGGATTTTGCTTACTACTCCCAAAAGTTAAAATTAAAAAAATATAATTTTGATCCTGAGGTGTTACGTCCCTATTTAAAAGCAGAAAATGTTATTAATGGAGTTTTTGATGTTGCAAATAAGATGTATGGCCTTAATTTTATAGAGGTTAATAACGTAGAACTATACCATAAGGATGTAACAACCTACGAAGTTAGGGATAATAATGATTCATATATTGGACTTTTATATGTAGACCTATATCCTAGAGAGACTAAAAGAAGTGGTGCCTGGATGAATACATTTAAGGTGCAGGGACTTTCTAATGGAGAGATTGAGAGGCCACATGTTTTAATCTGTGGAAATTTATCACCTTCAACAGAGTCTAAACCATCTCTTTTAAGTTTTGATGAAACAAGAACAATTTTTCATGAATTTGGTCATGCATTACATGGACTTCTAAGTAATGTTAGATATAAATCCTTAGCAAGTCCAAATGTTTATTGGGATTTTGTGGAACTTCCTTCTCAGATAATGGAAAATTGGCTTCTTGAACCAGAAACATTATCTCTATTTGCAAAACACTACAATACCGGCGAAGTTCTACCTACGGATCTAATTGAAAAAGTTGTTAAATCACAAACTTTTAATGCTGGAAATATGAATATTAGACAACTCTCTTTAGGTTTTCTTGATATGGCATGGCATACTACCGATCCAAAAGATATTGGAAGCGTTGAAGAGTTTGAGGATAAAATTAATGAAAAAACACGGCTTCTTCCTAAAACTGAAGGGAATACATCAACTGGGTTTGGACATATCTTTGCAGGTGGATACTCATCTGGATATTACTCATATAAGTGGGCAGAAGTATTAGATGCAGATGCTTTTGAATATTTTAAAGAAATGGGCATTTTTAATAAGGAAGTTGCCAACTCATTTAGATCTAATATCCTCTCTAAAGGAAATACTGTTGACCCAATGGAGTTGTATAAGAAATTTAGGGGAACACTTCCAAATAGTAAAGCACTTTTAAAACGGGATGGTCTTATATAG
- a CDS encoding IS4 family transposase encodes MSFHDTIFRQILQLIPRYEFEKIVKSEKGDFANKGFSCWNQFSAMLFAQLSGQTGLRGIENGLELQSKKLYHLGISKTKRSTLSYANNNRPNEIYEKLFYSLLSKLHSKHKNHKFRFKNPLYSVDASTIDLCLSMFDWAHFRKKKGGIKLHVTLDHSSYIPSFVTVTDAKVHESNEIKNVPFKKDDVIVFDRGYTDYQYYSDLGEEGIYFVTRLKKNAKYSVLDDKDVSKYENILSEKIIVFDKIISKKGKPLKLRLVESYDPDLKKSITLITNHFSWSPRTISAIYKDRWQIEIFFKTIKQNLKIKSFLGTSRNAVLTQVWIVMISFLILKYMEFQSTLGWTVSSIMAILSTILFANLNLIDWLTVPPDKQAPQKSYLLQKELF; translated from the coding sequence ATGAGTTTTCATGATACTATTTTTCGACAAATACTACAATTAATTCCGAGATATGAATTTGAAAAAATTGTAAAATCAGAAAAAGGAGACTTCGCGAATAAAGGATTTTCCTGTTGGAACCAGTTTTCAGCAATGCTATTTGCTCAATTAAGCGGACAAACAGGTCTAAGGGGAATTGAGAACGGTTTAGAGCTTCAAAGTAAAAAGCTGTATCATTTAGGGATATCCAAAACTAAACGCTCAACGCTCTCTTATGCAAATAATAATCGTCCAAATGAGATCTATGAAAAACTATTTTACTCTTTATTATCAAAGCTTCATAGTAAACATAAAAATCATAAATTTAGATTTAAAAACCCACTTTATAGCGTAGATGCGAGTACTATAGATCTTTGTCTGAGCATGTTTGATTGGGCTCATTTTAGGAAAAAGAAGGGAGGAATTAAACTCCATGTGACATTAGATCATTCCAGTTATATTCCCTCATTTGTTACTGTGACGGATGCAAAAGTACATGAATCTAATGAAATTAAAAATGTTCCTTTTAAAAAAGATGATGTTATTGTTTTTGATAGAGGGTATACCGATTACCAATATTATTCAGATTTAGGTGAAGAAGGTATTTATTTTGTTACAAGACTGAAGAAAAATGCCAAATATTCTGTGCTTGACGATAAAGACGTTTCAAAGTATGAAAATATACTGTCTGAAAAAATCATAGTTTTTGATAAAATAATATCTAAGAAAGGAAAGCCTCTAAAACTGCGGCTTGTTGAAAGTTATGATCCTGATTTGAAGAAAAGTATAACACTAATTACAAATCACTTTTCATGGTCCCCCAGAACTATTTCAGCAATATATAAAGATAGATGGCAAATTGAAATTTTCTTCAAAACAATTAAGCAAAACCTAAAAATTAAAAGCTTTTTAGGAACAAGTCGAAATGCGGTTCTAACTCAAGTTTGGATCGTTATGATTTCGTTTCTGATATTGAAATATATGGAATTTCAATCTACTTTAGGTTGGACTGTATCTTCAATAATGGCTATATTATCTACGATATTATTTGCAAATCTAAACTTAATTGATTGGTTAACAGTCCCGCCTGATAAACAAGCTCCACAGAAAAGTTATCTGCTACAAAAGGAGTTGTTTTGA
- a CDS encoding response regulator transcription factor, giving the protein MNDLLRSEFSEFKMGLNLIKYNLTKREIEIVFLITRGLNNKKIGSQLFISETTVKKHVYNIFNKLNIHSRFELISKVILNNRSYIEKAC; this is encoded by the coding sequence ATGAATGATTTATTGCGTTCTGAATTTTCAGAATTTAAAATGGGGTTAAATTTAATAAAGTACAATTTAACAAAGAGGGAAATTGAAATTGTATTCCTAATAACAAGAGGTCTAAATAATAAGAAAATAGGAAGTCAACTTTTCATTTCAGAAACAACTGTAAAAAAACATGTTTACAATATTTTTAACAAGTTAAATATACATAGTAGGTTTGAACTAATTTCTAAAGTTATATTAAACAATAGAAGTTATATTGAAAAAGCGTGTTAA
- a CDS encoding peptide ABC transporter substrate-binding protein has protein sequence MKKNLLFFIVALMTVVSSFASNNAEEGNMKEPVVFRLINGGEPASLDPAMIQGVPENRIYQSLFEGLVAYDYETARAIPGVAQSWTVSDDNTVYTFKLRQTSWNDGVAITAQTFVDSWLRELDPNTAAPYAWFPSMFVKGAAEYNAGTAGAEAVGVKAIDDYTLEVTLVGPLPYALDAFAHYSFGIAPLHTIAEHGDSWTNVDKIVTNGPYKLKEWVPQDKLVVEKDPKYWDAKNVKVDQFVYLPVEDNNTGYSMFLNGEVDWMTTVPTDRMKEGLLRDDVIVSPNLATYYYVINNKVEPLTDVRVRKALSMSINRTELTERIGQAGQIPSAAMVPTMEGYPALEGNTFNVAEAKKLLAEAGYPNGEGFPVLPILYNTSEGHKKMAEFIQAQWKENLGIDVTLENQEWKTFLSSKNQHDYSIARSGWGGDYQDPNTFLDMFVTGAAMNDMQYENPEYDALIEKAATMKAGAARFEALREAESMLVERDQALIPLYTYVKVNCIDLNKWGGWAPNVLDLHPPRQIYKK, from the coding sequence GTGAAAAAGAATTTATTATTTTTCATTGTTGCTTTAATGACAGTTGTTAGTTCTTTTGCTAGTAATAATGCAGAAGAAGGGAACATGAAAGAACCTGTTGTTTTTAGACTTATTAATGGAGGTGAACCTGCTTCTTTAGACCCTGCTATGATACAAGGTGTTCCAGAGAACAGAATTTATCAATCATTATTTGAAGGATTAGTTGCTTATGATTACGAAACAGCAAGAGCTATTCCTGGTGTTGCTCAGTCTTGGACTGTAAGTGATGATAATACTGTTTATACATTTAAATTAAGACAAACATCATGGAATGACGGTGTTGCAATTACAGCACAAACTTTCGTTGATTCATGGTTAAGAGAGTTAGATCCAAATACTGCTGCTCCATACGCATGGTTCCCATCAATGTTTGTAAAGGGTGCTGCAGAATATAATGCTGGTACTGCTGGAGCTGAGGCTGTTGGTGTTAAAGCTATTGATGATTATACATTAGAAGTTACTTTAGTTGGTCCACTACCATATGCATTAGATGCTTTTGCTCACTACTCATTTGGAATTGCTCCATTACATACTATTGCAGAACACGGTGATTCATGGACAAATGTAGATAAAATCGTAACTAACGGACCATACAAATTAAAAGAGTGGGTTCCTCAAGATAAATTAGTTGTAGAAAAAGATCCAAAATATTGGGACGCTAAAAATGTTAAAGTTGATCAATTTGTATACCTACCTGTAGAAGATAACAATACTGGTTATTCTATGTTCTTAAACGGTGAGGTTGACTGGATGACAACTGTACCTACAGATAGAATGAAAGAAGGTTTATTAAGAGATGATGTTATTGTTTCACCAAACCTAGCTACTTACTACTATGTAATTAACAATAAAGTAGAGCCTTTAACAGATGTTAGAGTAAGAAAAGCCTTATCAATGTCTATTAATAGAACAGAGTTAACTGAGAGAATTGGTCAAGCTGGTCAAATTCCTTCAGCAGCTATGGTTCCTACAATGGAAGGTTACCCAGCACTTGAAGGTAATACTTTTAACGTAGCAGAAGCTAAAAAACTTTTAGCAGAAGCTGGTTACCCTAACGGTGAAGGTTTCCCTGTATTACCTATTTTATATAACACTTCTGAAGGTCATAAAAAAATGGCTGAGTTTATTCAGGCACAGTGGAAAGAGAATCTTGGTATAGATGTAACTTTAGAGAATCAAGAGTGGAAAACATTCTTATCTTCAAAAAACCAACACGACTATTCAATTGCTAGATCTGGTTGGGGTGGAGATTATCAAGATCCTAATACTTTCTTAGATATGTTTGTAACTGGAGCTGCTATGAATGATATGCAGTATGAAAATCCTGAGTATGATGCACTAATTGAAAAAGCTGCAACTATGAAAGCAGGAGCTGCAAGGTTCGAAGCTTTAAGAGAAGCAGAATCTATGTTAGTTGAGAGAGATCAAGCTCTTATTCCGTTATATACTTATGTAAAAGTTAACTGTATTGACTTAAATAAATGGGGTGGTTGGGCTCCAAACGTTTTAGATTTACACCCACCAAGACAAATCTACAAAAAATAA
- a CDS encoding ABC transporter permease, with protein MIKYILKRFLGMIPTMFAIITIGFFLIRLAPGGPFDQEKKVPEQVMRNIEAKYNLDKPLYQQYLMYMGSVLRGDLGPSYKYTDNDVNFYISNSLPNSMLLGSISLLVAIILGVLVGISSAINQNSWIDYTGMSIAVIGISVPTFVVGPVLMYFLALKWQLLPTSGWISSSNGLKTLIMPVITLSFPYFATIARLSRASVLEVLRSSYIRTAYAKGLRSSVVIFKHVLKGAMLPIVSYLGPAFAGIITGSIVIETIFRVPGLGKFFVQSALNRDYTLIMGVLIVYSLILIIMNFVVDVVYAFLDPRISYR; from the coding sequence ATGATAAAATACATACTTAAGAGATTCCTTGGTATGATACCAACCATGTTTGCTATTATTACTATTGGATTTTTTCTAATTCGACTTGCACCAGGTGGACCATTTGATCAGGAGAAAAAAGTTCCAGAGCAAGTGATGAGAAATATAGAGGCTAAATATAATTTAGATAAGCCACTATATCAGCAATATTTAATGTATATGGGTAGTGTTTTAAGGGGTGACTTAGGACCTTCTTATAAATACACTGATAATGATGTTAATTTTTATATTTCTAATAGTTTACCTAACTCAATGTTATTAGGGTCAATATCCCTATTAGTGGCAATAATATTAGGTGTTCTTGTTGGAATATCTTCCGCTATAAATCAGAATAGTTGGATTGATTATACAGGTATGAGTATAGCAGTTATAGGTATATCTGTTCCAACATTTGTTGTCGGTCCTGTTTTAATGTATTTTTTAGCCCTTAAATGGCAGTTGCTACCAACATCTGGTTGGATTTCATCTAGTAACGGTTTAAAGACATTAATAATGCCGGTTATTACACTATCATTCCCTTATTTTGCAACAATTGCACGTCTTTCTAGAGCTAGTGTTTTAGAAGTTTTAAGAAGTTCTTATATAAGAACAGCCTACGCAAAGGGTTTAAGAAGCTCGGTTGTTATTTTTAAGCACGTTTTAAAAGGTGCAATGTTACCTATAGTTAGTTATTTAGGGCCAGCTTTTGCTGGAATTATAACTGGTTCTATTGTTATTGAGACAATTTTTAGGGTACCAGGACTTGGTAAATTTTTCGTTCAATCAGCACTAAATAGGGATTATACCCTTATAATGGGAGTTTTAATTGTCTATTCATTAATTCTTATTATTATGAACTTTGTTGTTGATGTTGTTTATGCCTTCTTAGATCCTAGGATCAGCTACAGGTAA